One window from the genome of Salvia miltiorrhiza cultivar Shanhuang (shh) chromosome 7, IMPLAD_Smil_shh, whole genome shotgun sequence encodes:
- the LOC130992263 gene encoding formamidopyrimidine-DNA glycosylase isoform X2, with product MPELPEVEAARRALAEHTVGKKIIKVIVADDSKVIDGVSPKDFEAALVGKTIVATHRKGKNMWIELDSPPFPSFQFGMAGAVYIKGVAVTKYKRSVVKDTDEWPSKYSKLFVELADGLEFSFTDKRRFAKVRLLDNPVSVPPISELGPDALTEPMTEDELCNSLKKKNIGIKALLLDQSFLSGIGNWMADEVLYQARIHPLQTASSLSKECCTNLLKCINEVTDFAVKVDADSLRFPTEWLFHFRWGKKPGKVNGKKLDFIKAGGRTTAYVPELQKLSGNQAVKETDKRSKRTSSGKGGGVDESGSEDEPMEPKVAKGRKSSSASKSSKKKSNASVEDSDGDDVPSKRKRGAKKPPAKSKPKGGKNGEVERRQTRGKGASAKRKHEESDDNLSNSSENGVEDEEEDA from the exons ATGCCGGAGCTACCGGAGGTTGAGGCGGCGCGTCGGGCGCTGGCAGAGCACACCGTCGGGAagaagataataaaagtgattgTAGCTGATGATTCCAAAGTCATTGACGGTGTCTCTCCCAAGGACTTCGAGGCAGCGCTCGTTGGAAAAACTATCGTCGCCACGCATCGGAAGGGAAAGAACATGTGGATTGAACTTGATTCCCCTCCTTTCCCCTCTTTTCAATTCG GAATGGCTGGGGCTGTATATATCAAGGGAGTTGCAGTCACCAAATATAAAAG GTCTGTGGTGAAGGATACAGATGAATGGCCTTCCAAGTATTCCAAGTTATTTGTTGAA CTTGCTGATGGTTTGGAATTCTCATTTACTGACAAGAGGCGGTTTGCTAAAGTTCGCCTGCTTGACAAT CCTGTTTCTGTTCCCCCAATCTCTGAGCTTGGGCCTGATGCATTAACGGAGCCCATGACAGAAGACGAGCTCTGCAACTCATTGAAAAAGAAGAACATTGGAATTAAGGCTCTTTTACTTGACCAG AGTTTTCTTTCAGGCATTGGCAATTGGATGGCTGATGAAGTTTTATACCAA GCAAGAATTCATCCACTGCAAACTGCTTCCAGCCTGTCGAAAGAATGCTGTACAAACTTGCTCAAGTGCATTAATGAG GTTACAGACTTTGCCGTCAAAGTTGATGCTGACAGCCTTCGCTTCCCTACTGAATGGTTGTTTCATTTTCGCTGGGGCAAGAAACCAGGAAAAGTTAATG GGAAGAAACTTGACTTCATCAAAGCTGGTGGCAGG ACAACAGCTTATGTCCCTGAGTTGCAAAAGTTGAGTGGCAACCAAGCTGTAAAAGAGACAGATAAAAGATCTAAGCGCACTAGTTCTGGAAAAGGTGGCGGTGTTGATGAGTCAGGATCGGAGGATGAGCCTATGGAACCAAAAGTTGCGAAAGGGAGGAAGAGTAGTAGTGCTAGTAAGTCCTCAAAGAAAAAGTCCAATGCCAGTGTTGAAGACTCTGATGGTGATGATGTACCTtcaaagagaaaaagaggggCAAAGAAGCCTCCTGCAAAGAGCAAACCCAAGGGAGGCAAAAATGGAGAAGTGGAGCGGAGACAAACTAGAGGGAAAGGTGCTTCTGCAAAGAGAAAGCACGAGGAAAGTGATGACAACCTCAGTAATTCCAGTGAAAATGGAGtcgaggatgaggaggaagaTGCTTAG
- the LOC130992263 gene encoding formamidopyrimidine-DNA glycosylase isoform X1: MPELPEVEAARRALAEHTVGKKIIKVIVADDSKVIDGVSPKDFEAALVGKTIVATHRKGKNMWIELDSPPFPSFQFGMAGAVYIKGVAVTKYKRSVVKDTDEWPSKYSKLFVELADGLEFSFTDKRRFAKVRLLDNPVSVPPISELGPDALTEPMTEDELCNSLKKKNIGIKALLLDQSFLSGIGNWMADEVLYQARIHPLQTASSLSKECCTNLLKCINEVIEKALEVGADSSQFPDNWIFNSREKKPGKAFVDGKKLDFIKAGGRTTAYVPELQKLSGNQAVKETDKRSKRTSSGKGGGVDESGSEDEPMEPKVAKGRKSSSASKSSKKKSNASVEDSDGDDVPSKRKRGAKKPPAKSKPKGGKNGEVERRQTRGKGASAKRKHEESDDNLSNSSENGVEDEEEDA; the protein is encoded by the exons ATGCCGGAGCTACCGGAGGTTGAGGCGGCGCGTCGGGCGCTGGCAGAGCACACCGTCGGGAagaagataataaaagtgattgTAGCTGATGATTCCAAAGTCATTGACGGTGTCTCTCCCAAGGACTTCGAGGCAGCGCTCGTTGGAAAAACTATCGTCGCCACGCATCGGAAGGGAAAGAACATGTGGATTGAACTTGATTCCCCTCCTTTCCCCTCTTTTCAATTCG GAATGGCTGGGGCTGTATATATCAAGGGAGTTGCAGTCACCAAATATAAAAG GTCTGTGGTGAAGGATACAGATGAATGGCCTTCCAAGTATTCCAAGTTATTTGTTGAA CTTGCTGATGGTTTGGAATTCTCATTTACTGACAAGAGGCGGTTTGCTAAAGTTCGCCTGCTTGACAAT CCTGTTTCTGTTCCCCCAATCTCTGAGCTTGGGCCTGATGCATTAACGGAGCCCATGACAGAAGACGAGCTCTGCAACTCATTGAAAAAGAAGAACATTGGAATTAAGGCTCTTTTACTTGACCAG AGTTTTCTTTCAGGCATTGGCAATTGGATGGCTGATGAAGTTTTATACCAA GCAAGAATTCATCCACTGCAAACTGCTTCCAGCCTGTCGAAAGAATGCTGTACAAACTTGCTCAAGTGCATTAATGAG GTAATTGAAAAGGCACTTGAGGTTGGGGCCGACAGTAGTCAGTTCCCTGATAATTGGATTTTCAATTCTCGGGAAAAGAAGCCCGGCAAGGCTTTTGTTGATG GGAAGAAACTTGACTTCATCAAAGCTGGTGGCAGG ACAACAGCTTATGTCCCTGAGTTGCAAAAGTTGAGTGGCAACCAAGCTGTAAAAGAGACAGATAAAAGATCTAAGCGCACTAGTTCTGGAAAAGGTGGCGGTGTTGATGAGTCAGGATCGGAGGATGAGCCTATGGAACCAAAAGTTGCGAAAGGGAGGAAGAGTAGTAGTGCTAGTAAGTCCTCAAAGAAAAAGTCCAATGCCAGTGTTGAAGACTCTGATGGTGATGATGTACCTtcaaagagaaaaagaggggCAAAGAAGCCTCCTGCAAAGAGCAAACCCAAGGGAGGCAAAAATGGAGAAGTGGAGCGGAGACAAACTAGAGGGAAAGGTGCTTCTGCAAAGAGAAAGCACGAGGAAAGTGATGACAACCTCAGTAATTCCAGTGAAAATGGAGtcgaggatgaggaggaagaTGCTTAG
- the LOC130992263 gene encoding formamidopyrimidine-DNA glycosylase isoform X3, translating into MPELPEVEAARRALAEHTVGKKIIKVIVADDSKVIDGVSPKDFEAALVGKTIVATHRKGKNMWIELDSPPFPSFQFGMAGAVYIKGVAVTKYKRSVVKDTDEWPSKYSKLFVELADGLEFSFTDKRRFAKVRLLDNPVSVPPISELGPDALTEPMTEDELCNSLKKKNIGIKALLLDQSFLSGIGNWMADEVLYQARIHPLQTASSLSKECCTNLLKCINEVTDFAVKVDADSLRFPTEWLFHFRWGKKPGKVIEKALEVGADSSQFPDNWIFNSREKKPGKAFVDGKKLDFIKAGGRTTAYVPELQKLSGNQAVKETDKRSKRTSSGKGGGVDESGSEDEPMEPKVAKGRKSSSASKSSKKKSNASVEDSDGDDVPSKRKRGAKKPPAKSKPKGGKNGEVERRQTRGKGASAKRKHEESDDNLSNSSENGVEDEEEDA; encoded by the exons ATGCCGGAGCTACCGGAGGTTGAGGCGGCGCGTCGGGCGCTGGCAGAGCACACCGTCGGGAagaagataataaaagtgattgTAGCTGATGATTCCAAAGTCATTGACGGTGTCTCTCCCAAGGACTTCGAGGCAGCGCTCGTTGGAAAAACTATCGTCGCCACGCATCGGAAGGGAAAGAACATGTGGATTGAACTTGATTCCCCTCCTTTCCCCTCTTTTCAATTCG GAATGGCTGGGGCTGTATATATCAAGGGAGTTGCAGTCACCAAATATAAAAG GTCTGTGGTGAAGGATACAGATGAATGGCCTTCCAAGTATTCCAAGTTATTTGTTGAA CTTGCTGATGGTTTGGAATTCTCATTTACTGACAAGAGGCGGTTTGCTAAAGTTCGCCTGCTTGACAAT CCTGTTTCTGTTCCCCCAATCTCTGAGCTTGGGCCTGATGCATTAACGGAGCCCATGACAGAAGACGAGCTCTGCAACTCATTGAAAAAGAAGAACATTGGAATTAAGGCTCTTTTACTTGACCAG AGTTTTCTTTCAGGCATTGGCAATTGGATGGCTGATGAAGTTTTATACCAA GCAAGAATTCATCCACTGCAAACTGCTTCCAGCCTGTCGAAAGAATGCTGTACAAACTTGCTCAAGTGCATTAATGAG GTTACAGACTTTGCCGTCAAAGTTGATGCTGACAGCCTTCGCTTCCCTACTGAATGGTTGTTTCATTTTCGCTGGGGCAAGAAACCAGGAAAA GTAATTGAAAAGGCACTTGAGGTTGGGGCCGACAGTAGTCAGTTCCCTGATAATTGGATTTTCAATTCTCGGGAAAAGAAGCCCGGCAAGGCTTTTGTTGATG GGAAGAAACTTGACTTCATCAAAGCTGGTGGCAGG ACAACAGCTTATGTCCCTGAGTTGCAAAAGTTGAGTGGCAACCAAGCTGTAAAAGAGACAGATAAAAGATCTAAGCGCACTAGTTCTGGAAAAGGTGGCGGTGTTGATGAGTCAGGATCGGAGGATGAGCCTATGGAACCAAAAGTTGCGAAAGGGAGGAAGAGTAGTAGTGCTAGTAAGTCCTCAAAGAAAAAGTCCAATGCCAGTGTTGAAGACTCTGATGGTGATGATGTACCTtcaaagagaaaaagaggggCAAAGAAGCCTCCTGCAAAGAGCAAACCCAAGGGAGGCAAAAATGGAGAAGTGGAGCGGAGACAAACTAGAGGGAAAGGTGCTTCTGCAAAGAGAAAGCACGAGGAAAGTGATGACAACCTCAGTAATTCCAGTGAAAATGGAGtcgaggatgaggaggaagaTGCTTAG